Part of the Oceanidesulfovibrio indonesiensis genome is shown below.
GTGTTTCGATTCGAACGCGGCTTTGGCTGCGTCGAACGCGTCCGTGAGGCTGGCCGCGGCCGAGACCGTGAGCTCCTGGGCGAAAGCCGGCAGGGCGAGCAGCAGCGTGAGCATGAAAGCTCCGCAGAGCATGGGGATGGGACGTGTGCGCATGGGGAGTCTCCTGAGAACGTATCATGTGGGTTTCACGAGTTTGCTCGTAATGAAAAGGATGGCGACGCAGACAATGGATATGGCGAGCACCAGCGTGTTGGCCAGGTCGTCCCGGCCGGCCTGCACCGCGCTGTACACAGCCAGAGACATGGTCTGCGTCTTGCCGGGCAGGTTGCCGGCTACCATGAGCGTTGCGCCGAACTCGCCCATGGCGCGGGCGAAAGCGAGCATGGCGCCGGCCACGATGCCGCGCAGAGCCAGCGGCAGGGAGACGCGCAGAAACACCGAAATCTCGGAGCATCCCAGAGTGCGCGCCGCGTTCTCCAGATTGCCGGACACTCCTTCAAGCGCGGCCCGCGCCGATTTGAAAACCAGCGGAAACGAGACCACGGCGGCCGCGATGACGGCGCCTTTCAATGTGAACATGAGCTGGATTCCGAACTGCTCCTGGAGGAATTGTCCGATAACCCCGCGGCGGCCGATCAGTACAAGCAGGTAGTAGCCCAGCACCGTGGGCGGCAGCACCAGCGGCAGCGTGAGCACAGCGTCGAGAATATTGCGGCCCGGGAATTCGTAGCGTTTGAGAATGTATGCAGCGGCGATGCCCGCAACGAGGGAGATGAGCGTCGCGACGGACGCGACCTGCAAGGTGAGCCGCAGTGGCGAGAGGAAGGTGGTGTCGAGGAGTATGCTCATGAATGTTCCCGTGTGCCGGTAGAGAGCAGGGAACGTGCCACGATCAAAAGATGATATATAAAGGCTGTTTGCGCAGCGCTTATAAAAATCTCCCCGCGTGGATGTTGCAAAAATGTAGCACGGTGAGCGGAAATTGTGATGCCGCTTTGTTCACTCGCGCGTCCAGTCCGTTTTGTGCCAGTTCCAGGCAGTGCGGACGATGTACTCCAGGTCGGAGCGCGAGGGCTGCCAGCCGAGCTCGCTGACAGCGCGCGAGGCGTCGCCGCAGAGCTGGGCCGGGTCGCCGCTGCGGCGGTATCCCTGGATGACGGGTATTTCACGGCCGGTGACGCGTCGCGCCGTCTCGATGACTTCCCTGACCGAGTGGCCCTGGCCGAATCCAAGATTGTAGACACAGCTCCCCCCGCCCTGGAGCAGCTTTTCGAGCGCGAGGATATGGGCGTCCGCCAGGTCCAGCACATGGATGTAGTCGCGTATGCAGGTGCCGTCCGGGGTGTCGTAGTCGTTGCCGAATATGGTGATGGCCTCGCGCCTGCCGGCCGCCGCGGCCAGCACCAGAGGGATGAGGTGCGATTCGGGATCGTGCCGTTCGCCGCACTCGGCGTCCGGGTCGGCGCCGGCCGCGTTGAAGTAACGCAGGGAGACATAACGCATGTCGTAGGCTGCGTCATAATCCGCCAGCACGTTCTCCACCATGAGCTTGGCGCGGCCGTATGGCGAAATGGGCGCCTGGGGGTGGTCCTCCGGAATGGGGATGGTGGTGGGAATGCCGTACGTGGCGCAGGTGGATGAGAAGATGAAGCGCCGCACGCCGGCCTCGTGCATGGCCTGAAGCAGGGTGAGGGTTCCGGCCACGTTGTTTTGGTAGTATTTTTGCGGATCTGTTACGGATTCGCCCACCAGGGAGAACGCCGCGAAGTGCATGACGGCGTCTATCCTGTGCGTCCGGAAGATGAGCCGGAGCTGGTCGGCGAAGTTCATGTCCGCCAGGAGGAACTCGCCCCATCTGACGAGGTCGCGGTGGCCTGTGGCCAGGTTGTCCAGCACCAGGGTGCGGTAGCCGCGCCGGGTGAGCTCCTTGTTCACGTGGCTGCCGATGTAGCCGGCGCCGCCGACGATGAGGATGGTGGGCTGAGGGGGCATGGTGCGTTTCTCGTGGGGACGGGTGGAGATTGCGATGGGCGTCAGCCGGCCGGAGTCCCATAGCACGTTCCGGCGATTGTGGGCAATGGTGTGGCGTGGGTCAGTTCGCCTCCCGGACCTGGGGAGCGGTCTCCCGTGCGCACTCCTCGCACAAGCCGTCCAGGCGGATGTCCGACGACATCACCACCAGGCCGCGCTCGCCGGCCAGACGTTCCAGCAGGGCCGGGGCTTCGGAGCAGTCCAGACACTCCATCCTGCGGCAGCGCGTGCAGTAAAAATGGCAATGGTGGGGCTTGCCGCCGCCGGGCAGACAGTAGCGGAACGCGCGATCCGGCGGCGCCGGGGAGGAAAGCCGGCGCACCAGCCCGTGCTCCACGAGCAGATCCAGAATGCGGTAGAGCGAGACCTTGTTGATGGATTGCTCCCGGCGCACGCGTTCCAGGATGTCCAGAGCGGCCAGGGGCCTGTCCGCCTCTGCCAGGAGCCGGACCACGAGGTGGCGCAGAGGAGTGTCCTCGATGCCGGCGTCCGCGAGCAGGTCGTGGGGCGTGTGATCGCGAGTGTTCATGAATCCTCCGGAGAGGCGGCGGTGCGATAGCGTGTTCTGCCGCGCAGGAACCGGCCGAGCAGCCGCTGCGCGAGGAACACCACGGTGGCCACGGCGATGATGGTGGCGCCGGACGTGGTGTCCCAATAGTAGGACAAGGCCAGACCGGCCATGCAGAACGCGAGGGCGTAGAGCACGGCGCGCAGCATCATGGCGGCCAGGCTGTGGGATCTGGTTTCGGCT
Proteins encoded:
- the galE gene encoding UDP-glucose 4-epimerase GalE, producing the protein MPPQPTILIVGGAGYIGSHVNKELTRRGYRTLVLDNLATGHRDLVRWGEFLLADMNFADQLRLIFRTHRIDAVMHFAAFSLVGESVTDPQKYYQNNVAGTLTLLQAMHEAGVRRFIFSSTCATYGIPTTIPIPEDHPQAPISPYGRAKLMVENVLADYDAAYDMRYVSLRYFNAAGADPDAECGERHDPESHLIPLVLAAAAGRREAITIFGNDYDTPDGTCIRDYIHVLDLADAHILALEKLLQGGGSCVYNLGFGQGHSVREVIETARRVTGREIPVIQGYRRSGDPAQLCGDASRAVSELGWQPSRSDLEYIVRTAWNWHKTDWTRE
- the modB gene encoding molybdate ABC transporter permease subunit, with the translated sequence MSILLDTTFLSPLRLTLQVASVATLISLVAGIAAAYILKRYEFPGRNILDAVLTLPLVLPPTVLGYYLLVLIGRRGVIGQFLQEQFGIQLMFTLKGAVIAAAVVSFPLVFKSARAALEGVSGNLENAARTLGCSEISVFLRVSLPLALRGIVAGAMLAFARAMGEFGATLMVAGNLPGKTQTMSLAVYSAVQAGRDDLANTLVLAISIVCVAILFITSKLVKPT
- a CDS encoding Fur family transcriptional regulator; this translates as MNTRDHTPHDLLADAGIEDTPLRHLVVRLLAEADRPLAALDILERVRREQSINKVSLYRILDLLVEHGLVRRLSSPAPPDRAFRYCLPGGGKPHHCHFYCTRCRRMECLDCSEAPALLERLAGERGLVVMSSDIRLDGLCEECARETAPQVREAN